A window of the Thalassospira sp. TSL5-1 genome harbors these coding sequences:
- a CDS encoding class I SAM-dependent methyltransferase yields MTLNWTDRKVLDFFREHVTRGTLVVRVNDRHEVALGDGGEPRATMTLPNWTDAVKMALSPDPGFGEVYMQGGIDITSGELEDLIRVLRLNFDGGHSSSSFGLLIEKLQAFKFRIAQFTSVEAASRRVRHHYDIGNDLYTRFLDSDMQYSCAFWDDGAHDLAAAQQHKMQLTTDRLKITDPNTRVVDIGCGWGGLSRFIRRTTGAEVHGITLSNEQYNWALERKAELPADFHEGLDYHLQDYRVFAQANHDRYDRVVSVGMFEHVGRPQFKTYFEQVARLLKAGGRAVIHTIIKPRPDFTSPWIDRYIFPGGYIPAVHEVVEAAEMADLDVEACHFHAGENYARTLMAWRENFRKIEHELDPEKYDTEFKRMWEFYLAGCINAFDPREGGGGMRVGQFVFTKSGFRHH; encoded by the coding sequence ATGACTTTGAATTGGACTGACAGAAAAGTCCTCGATTTTTTTCGCGAACATGTCACACGCGGCACGCTTGTTGTGCGCGTCAATGACCGGCACGAGGTTGCGCTGGGTGATGGCGGCGAACCGCGTGCGACCATGACACTGCCAAATTGGACCGATGCCGTAAAAATGGCCCTGAGCCCGGACCCGGGCTTTGGCGAAGTCTATATGCAGGGCGGCATTGATATTACATCTGGCGAGCTTGAAGACCTGATCCGGGTGTTGCGCCTTAATTTTGATGGCGGGCATTCCAGCAGCAGCTTTGGCTTGCTGATTGAAAAGCTCCAGGCCTTCAAGTTCCGCATTGCGCAATTTACCTCGGTCGAGGCGGCGTCGCGCCGGGTGCGCCACCATTATGACATCGGCAATGACCTTTATACCCGGTTTCTTGATAGCGACATGCAATATTCCTGTGCCTTCTGGGATGACGGGGCGCATGACCTGGCCGCGGCCCAGCAGCATAAAATGCAACTGACAACAGATCGTTTGAAAATTACCGACCCGAACACGCGTGTTGTGGATATCGGCTGTGGCTGGGGTGGGTTAAGTCGCTTTATCCGCCGGACCACGGGGGCCGAAGTGCACGGCATTACGCTTTCAAACGAGCAATATAACTGGGCACTGGAACGCAAGGCCGAACTGCCCGCTGATTTTCATGAGGGCCTGGATTACCATTTGCAGGATTACCGGGTTTTTGCCCAGGCCAATCATGACCGTTATGACCGTGTGGTGTCGGTGGGCATGTTTGAACATGTCGGGCGGCCGCAATTTAAAACCTATTTCGAGCAGGTTGCCCGACTGCTTAAGGCCGGTGGGCGCGCGGTGATCCATACCATCATCAAACCCCGGCCCGATTTTACCTCTCCCTGGATTGATCGTTATATCTTTCCCGGTGGTTATATTCCTGCGGTTCACGAAGTTGTCGAGGCAGCGGAAATGGCCGATCTGGATGTAGAGGCCTGCCATTTTCATGCGGGCGAAAACTATGCCCGCACCTTGATGGCCTGGCGCGAGAATTTCCGTAAAATCGAGCATGAGCTGGACCCGGAAAAATACGATACCGAGTTCAAGCGGATGTGGGAGTTTTATCTGGCAGGCTGCATTAATGCCTTTGACCCTCGCGAGGGCGGTGGCGGGATGCGGGTGGGCCAGTTTGTGTTCACCAAGTCGGGTTTTCGGCATCATTAA
- a CDS encoding carboxymuconolactone decarboxylase family protein: protein MNRFDFAKTSPVLFKGLYHASTVFNANTRLSKMLVEIVKCRVSQLNSCSFCLRMHRDDYLKQGGAQDKIDMLATWRNARDFEPDERAALDWAEKLTLRADTAEIDSSFTALQACFSPEEISELTMAIALINAWNRLGVAQHPFA, encoded by the coding sequence ATGAACCGCTTTGACTTTGCCAAAACCAGCCCCGTGCTTTTCAAAGGGCTGTATCATGCCTCGACTGTGTTCAATGCAAATACCCGGCTGAGCAAGATGCTGGTGGAAATCGTTAAATGCCGGGTATCGCAGTTAAATAGCTGTTCTTTTTGTCTGCGCATGCACCGCGATGATTATCTGAAACAGGGCGGTGCGCAGGATAAAATCGATATGCTGGCGACCTGGCGCAATGCCCGGGATTTTGAACCCGATGAACGTGCAGCACTGGATTGGGCTGAGAAGCTGACTTTGAGAGCAGATACGGCCGAGATTGATTCCAGTTTTACAGCCCTTCAGGCATGTTTCTCGCCTGAGGAAATTTCCGAACTGACAATGGCAATTGCCCTGATCAATGCCTGGAACCGATTGGGCGTTGCACAGCATCCTTTTGCCTAA
- a CDS encoding sigma-70 family RNA polymerase sigma factor: MSTAIFEQLRPRLFALAFRFLGSYADAEDAVQDVWLRWHQTDISSLKDPTGWLIRVCSNLCLDVLKSARRRRENYVGQWLPEPWVNPFLREGEDRLVDQAYLSQAYLVMLDELSPHERIALVLHDVFDWDHAAIAETLGNRPNTTRQILFRARRKMEGVTPERDNIEDGEKARMPAFRLQGAEDKKPLTATDLTGFVEALQSGQADRIAAFLAPDVTLQGDGGGKATTNINTLFGADRIARFFAGIWRKNLVNAGLTVVETGAENWLLFSIGGVVDTALTVSLARDGIKRVFLHRNPDKLAHFNALPVNKLD, from the coding sequence ATGTCGACGGCGATTTTTGAACAACTGCGCCCGCGCCTGTTTGCTTTGGCCTTTCGGTTTTTGGGCAGCTATGCCGATGCCGAAGATGCGGTTCAGGATGTTTGGCTGCGCTGGCATCAGACCGATATTTCCAGCCTGAAAGATCCGACCGGCTGGCTGATCCGGGTATGTTCGAATTTGTGCCTAGATGTTTTGAAATCGGCGCGGCGGCGACGGGAAAATTATGTTGGCCAATGGCTCCCCGAACCGTGGGTCAACCCGTTTTTGCGGGAAGGTGAAGACAGGCTCGTGGATCAGGCGTATCTGTCGCAGGCCTATTTGGTGATGCTTGACGAATTGTCGCCGCATGAACGCATTGCACTGGTGTTGCATGATGTTTTTGACTGGGATCACGCTGCCATTGCCGAAACATTGGGAAACAGGCCCAACACTACGCGGCAAATTCTGTTTCGGGCGCGCCGTAAAATGGAGGGAGTGACGCCTGAAAGAGATAATATTGAAGACGGAGAAAAGGCACGTATGCCCGCTTTCAGGTTGCAGGGTGCCGAGGATAAAAAGCCGCTGACGGCCACTGACCTGACGGGTTTTGTCGAGGCTTTGCAATCGGGGCAGGCGGACCGGATTGCCGCATTTCTGGCCCCGGATGTTACCTTGCAAGGGGATGGTGGTGGTAAGGCCACGACCAACATCAATACCCTGTTTGGAGCGGATCGGATTGCGCGCTTCTTTGCAGGGATCTGGCGCAAGAACCTTGTCAATGCCGGGCTTACGGTTGTTGAAACGGGGGCGGAGAACTGGCTTCTGTTCTCTATTGGCGGTGTCGTCGATACGGCATTGACCGTTTCGCTGGCGCGTGACGGGATAAAACGTGTTTTTTTACATCGCAATCCCGACAAACTTGCCCATTTTAACGCACTACCGGTTAATAAGCTTGATTGA
- the leuB gene encoding 3-isopropylmalate dehydrogenase → MTITKKVLMLPGDGIGPEVMRQVQRVMDWMAKKRDINFDVTEGLIGGASIDAHNNPLTDETLADAMAADAVLLGAVGGPKWDNLPFDIKPERGLLKIRKEMGLFANLRPALVFDALVGASTLKEDVVKGLDIMILRELTGGIYFGQPRGVEERDGVRFGFNTLVYSEPEVERIARVAFDMAMKRDKRLCSVDKANVLESTVLWREVVERVAKDFPEVEVSHMYVDNASMQLVRNPKQFDVMVTTNMFGDILSDCAAMLTGSLGMLPSASLGAADETGARKALYEPVHGSAPDIAGQDLANPLATLLSFAMMLRYSFDMGEDATMIETAVQNVLKGGLRTADIMQPGMAKVSTTVMGEAVINELNKLV, encoded by the coding sequence ATGACGATTACCAAAAAAGTCCTGATGTTGCCGGGCGACGGCATTGGCCCCGAAGTTATGCGCCAGGTCCAGCGTGTCATGGACTGGATGGCAAAAAAGCGTGACATCAATTTTGACGTTACTGAAGGTCTTATTGGTGGGGCCTCGATCGATGCCCACAACAACCCGCTGACCGATGAAACCCTGGCCGACGCCATGGCAGCCGATGCGGTTCTGCTGGGGGCAGTTGGGGGTCCGAAATGGGATAACCTTCCGTTCGATATCAAACCGGAACGTGGCCTTTTGAAAATCCGCAAGGAAATGGGTCTGTTTGCCAACCTGCGCCCGGCCCTGGTATTTGACGCCCTTGTTGGCGCATCGACCCTGAAGGAAGATGTGGTCAAGGGTCTGGATATCATGATCCTGCGTGAACTGACCGGCGGCATCTATTTCGGCCAGCCGCGCGGCGTTGAAGAACGCGATGGCGTACGTTTTGGTTTCAACACCCTGGTTTATTCCGAACCCGAAGTCGAACGCATTGCCCGCGTTGCCTTTGACATGGCAATGAAGCGCGACAAGCGCCTGTGCTCGGTTGATAAAGCCAACGTTCTGGAATCCACCGTTCTGTGGCGCGAAGTTGTTGAACGCGTTGCCAAGGACTTCCCGGAAGTCGAAGTCAGCCACATGTATGTCGATAACGCATCCATGCAGCTGGTTCGTAACCCGAAACAGTTTGACGTGATGGTTACCACCAACATGTTTGGCGACATCCTGTCCGATTGTGCCGCCATGCTGACCGGCTCCCTTGGTATGCTGCCGTCCGCGTCGCTGGGTGCCGCCGATGAAACCGGCGCACGCAAAGCCCTTTACGAGCCGGTACACGGTTCCGCCCCGGATATCGCCGGTCAGGATCTTGCAAACCCGCTGGCAACCCTGCTGTCCTTTGCAATGATGCTGCGTTATTCCTTCGATATGGGCGAAGACGCCACCATGATCGAAACCGCCGTTCAGAACGTTCTGAAGGGTGGACTGCGCACCGCAGACATCATGCAGCCGGGCATGGCAAAGGTTTCGACCACCGTTATGGGCGAAGCCGTTATCAACGAGCTGAACAAACTGGTTTGA
- the leuD gene encoding 3-isopropylmalate dehydratase small subunit: MEKFDTLTGVAAPLPMLNVDTDMIIPKQFLKTIKRSGLGKNLFDEMRYDDNGNEIPDFVLNQAAYRNAKILVTGANFGCGSSREHAPWSLLDFGIRCIIAPSFADIFYNNCFKNGILPIKLPQEDVDKLMADAERGANATVTIDLEKQEITGPDGGCIKFDVEPFRKHCLLNGLDDIGLTLQQADDIATFEAQRAASQPWLSL, from the coding sequence ATGGAAAAGTTCGACACTTTAACCGGTGTGGCCGCACCGTTGCCGATGCTCAATGTCGATACCGACATGATCATCCCCAAACAGTTCCTCAAGACCATTAAACGTTCGGGTCTGGGTAAAAACCTGTTTGATGAAATGCGTTATGACGACAATGGAAATGAAATTCCTGATTTCGTTTTGAACCAGGCGGCCTATCGCAATGCCAAAATCCTCGTCACCGGGGCCAACTTTGGCTGTGGTTCCTCGCGCGAACATGCGCCGTGGTCGCTGCTGGATTTTGGCATTCGCTGCATTATCGCACCGAGCTTTGCCGACATCTTCTATAATAACTGCTTTAAGAACGGCATTTTGCCGATCAAATTGCCGCAGGAAGATGTGGACAAGCTGATGGCCGATGCCGAACGCGGTGCCAATGCCACCGTCACGATTGACCTGGAAAAACAGGAAATCACCGGCCCGGATGGCGGTTGCATCAAATTTGATGTTGAACCGTTCCGCAAGCATTGCCTGCTTAATGGCCTTGATGACATCGGCCTGACCTTACAGCAGGCTGACGACATTGCCACGTTTGAAGCCCAGCGCGCGGCGTCCCAGCCCTGGCTGTCGCTGTAA
- the leuC gene encoding 3-isopropylmalate dehydratase large subunit has product MGNPKTLFDKIWASHVINTQEDGTCLIYIDRHLVHEVTSPQAFEGLRNAGRKVRHPELTLAVPDHNVPTTDRSEGIKEEDSRIQVETLDQNARDTGIHYFPMNDLRQGIVHIVGPEEGFTLPGVTMVCGDSHTSTHGAFGALAFGIGTSEVEHVLATQTLVQKPAKNMLVKVEGDLHPGVTAKDITLAIIGRIGTAGGTGYVIEYAGSAIRSLSMEGRMTVCNMSIEGGARAGLIAPDEKTFEYIKGRPMAPKGAAFEQAVEYWKTLPSDEGAHYDKVVELDANDIIPQVTWGTSPEDVAPISAVVPGPDDVTDPGKKKAIARSLEYMGLVAGTPLEEVKVDRVFIGSCTNGRIEDLRAAAVIAKGRKVADHVNAMVVPGSGLVKEQAEAEGLDQIFIEAGFEWREPGCSMCLAMNPDRLEPGERCASTSNRNFEGRQGRGGRTHLMSPAMAVAAAVTGHLADVRKLEIV; this is encoded by the coding sequence ATGGGAAACCCGAAAACCCTTTTTGACAAAATTTGGGCAAGCCATGTGATTAACACGCAGGAAGATGGTACCTGCCTTATTTACATCGACCGCCATCTCGTTCACGAGGTTACCAGCCCGCAGGCTTTTGAAGGCCTGCGCAATGCCGGTCGCAAGGTACGTCACCCGGAACTGACACTGGCCGTTCCCGACCATAACGTGCCGACCACCGACCGTTCGGAAGGCATCAAGGAAGAAGACAGCCGTATCCAGGTTGAAACCCTTGACCAGAACGCGCGTGATACCGGCATTCATTATTTCCCGATGAATGACCTGCGTCAGGGCATTGTTCACATTGTTGGCCCCGAAGAAGGCTTTACCCTGCCCGGTGTGACGATGGTTTGTGGCGATTCGCACACCTCCACCCACGGTGCCTTTGGCGCACTGGCATTTGGTATTGGCACCTCCGAAGTTGAACATGTTCTGGCAACCCAGACGCTGGTTCAAAAACCGGCCAAAAACATGCTGGTCAAGGTTGAAGGCGACCTGCATCCGGGTGTGACCGCAAAGGATATCACCCTTGCCATTATCGGCCGTATCGGCACGGCAGGCGGCACCGGTTATGTGATCGAATATGCCGGTTCGGCCATTCGGTCGCTGTCGATGGAAGGCCGCATGACCGTCTGTAACATGTCGATCGAAGGGGGCGCACGCGCCGGTCTGATCGCACCGGACGAAAAAACCTTTGAATATATCAAAGGCCGCCCGATGGCACCCAAGGGTGCAGCCTTTGAACAGGCTGTTGAATATTGGAAGACCCTGCCATCGGATGAAGGGGCACATTACGACAAGGTTGTCGAACTGGATGCCAATGACATCATCCCGCAAGTAACCTGGGGTACGAGCCCGGAAGACGTCGCACCGATCAGTGCCGTTGTTCCCGGCCCCGACGATGTCACCGATCCTGGCAAGAAAAAAGCCATTGCCCGGTCACTTGAATATATGGGTCTGGTTGCCGGCACCCCGCTGGAAGAGGTCAAGGTTGACCGCGTCTTTATCGGTTCGTGCACCAATGGCCGCATCGAAGATTTGCGCGCTGCCGCCGTTATTGCCAAGGGTCGCAAGGTTGCAGACCATGTTAATGCGATGGTGGTTCCGGGCTCTGGCCTGGTTAAGGAACAGGCCGAAGCCGAAGGTCTGGACCAGATCTTTATCGAAGCCGGTTTTGAATGGCGTGAACCGGGTTGCTCGATGTGCCTGGCGATGAACCCGGACCGTCTGGAGCCGGGCGAGCGTTGTGCATCGACCTCGAACCGGAACTTTGAAGGACGTCAGGGCCGGGGTGGCAGAACACACCTGATGAGCCCGGCGATGGCTGTTGCCGCCGCTGTCACCGGCCATCTGGCCGATGTTCGCAAACTTGAAATCGTGTAA
- the rplS gene encoding 50S ribosomal protein L19 — MTNAIIQQIEKDQLDKISEKRAVPEFDAGDTVRVHLKVVEGTRERIQQFEGVCIARKNRGLNSSFTLRKIASGEGVERIFQNYSPAIDKIEVVRRGDVRRAKLYYLRGRTGKSARIAEQTTGHKGKLTAAERKK, encoded by the coding sequence ATGACCAATGCAATCATCCAGCAGATCGAAAAAGATCAGCTTGATAAAATCTCCGAAAAGCGCGCCGTGCCGGAATTCGACGCTGGCGATACCGTTCGTGTTCACCTGAAAGTTGTTGAAGGCACGCGCGAGCGTATCCAGCAGTTTGAAGGCGTTTGCATCGCCCGTAAAAACCGCGGCCTCAACTCTTCTTTCACCCTGCGTAAAATCGCTTCGGGTGAAGGTGTAGAGCGTATTTTCCAGAACTACTCCCCGGCGATTGACAAAATCGAAGTCGTTCGTCGTGGCGACGTTCGCCGCGCAAAACTGTACTACCTGCGTGGTCGTACCGGTAAATCGGCTCGTATCGCCGAACAGACCACCGGTCACAAAGGCAAGCTCACCGCTGCCGAACGCAAGAAATAA
- the trmD gene encoding tRNA (guanosine(37)-N1)-methyltransferase TrmD, with translation MPVWQAKVATLFPEMFPGAIGQALAGKALENGIWSLDIKDIRDHATDRHRTVDDNPFGGGAGMVMRPDIVDAALRELRASAPELPLIYLSPRGKMLNQKRCRELAAGPGVMLLCGRYEGIDQRVLDEHQVEEISIGDYILMGGELPAMVLIESCIRLIEGVVNTAASVDEESFETGLLEYPHYTRPANWNGRDVPEILLSGHHAKIQAWRLDQAEEITRERRPDLWDQYVATGPAKRVKS, from the coding sequence ATGCCCGTGTGGCAGGCCAAGGTCGCAACCCTGTTCCCGGAAATGTTTCCCGGTGCCATCGGCCAGGCTTTGGCTGGCAAGGCATTGGAAAACGGGATCTGGTCGCTGGATATCAAAGACATTCGCGACCATGCGACGGACCGCCACCGCACGGTCGACGATAATCCTTTCGGGGGTGGGGCCGGTATGGTCATGCGCCCGGATATCGTCGATGCCGCCCTGCGTGAACTTCGTGCTTCGGCACCGGAATTACCGCTGATTTATCTCAGCCCGCGGGGAAAAATGCTGAACCAGAAACGGTGCCGCGAACTGGCAGCGGGACCAGGTGTGATGCTGTTATGCGGCCGATACGAAGGTATCGACCAACGCGTACTGGATGAACATCAGGTCGAGGAAATCAGCATTGGCGATTACATCCTTATGGGCGGCGAATTGCCGGCCATGGTCCTGATTGAATCGTGCATACGCCTGATCGAAGGGGTGGTGAATACCGCTGCTTCCGTCGATGAGGAAAGCTTTGAAACCGGGTTGCTGGAATATCCGCATTACACGCGCCCGGCCAATTGGAACGGGCGTGACGTGCCGGAAATTCTACTCTCCGGGCATCATGCCAAGATACAGGCCTGGCGGCTTGACCAGGCAGAAGAAATCACTCGTGAACGGCGTCCTGACCTTTGGGATCAGTATGTTGCCACGGGCCCAGCAAAGAGGGTTAAATCATGA
- the rimM gene encoding ribosome maturation factor RimM (Essential for efficient processing of 16S rRNA) — protein MAENRKSKNDVDFVCIGMITAPHGVRGAVRVKSYTVDPDNLVGYGPLFDAKGKQKFKLSPVGHVRDQLIAKIEGVNDRDGAERLRGTRLHIPRTALPDTETEDEFYLADLVGLKAIHVNGSVFGTVRGVADFGAGDVIEIALEESRGKVVVLPFTRAVVPDVILSERKLVVNPPEGLLHEEDGPGNRPRRASKSRNNTQADRDSEAVTADAAGAETATGSGKEA, from the coding sequence ATGGCTGAGAACCGTAAATCCAAAAACGACGTGGATTTTGTCTGCATCGGCATGATCACGGCCCCACACGGGGTTCGTGGTGCCGTGCGCGTCAAAAGCTATACCGTCGATCCGGATAATCTGGTTGGCTATGGCCCGTTATTCGATGCCAAAGGGAAACAGAAATTCAAACTGTCGCCCGTTGGCCATGTTCGTGACCAGTTGATCGCAAAGATCGAAGGTGTGAACGATCGTGACGGTGCCGAGCGACTGCGCGGAACCCGGCTTCATATTCCACGGACGGCCCTGCCGGACACGGAAACCGAGGACGAATTCTATCTTGCCGATCTGGTGGGCCTTAAAGCAATCCATGTGAATGGATCGGTTTTTGGCACTGTCCGCGGCGTGGCCGATTTTGGGGCGGGCGATGTTATCGAAATCGCCCTCGAAGAAAGCCGGGGAAAAGTCGTTGTGTTGCCGTTTACCCGCGCAGTTGTGCCCGATGTGATTTTGTCGGAACGCAAGCTGGTGGTTAATCCGCCCGAGGGGCTGTTACACGAAGAAGACGGACCGGGCAATCGCCCGCGTCGCGCGTCCAAATCGCGTAACAATACCCAGGCCGACCGTGACTCCGAAGCCGTGACCGCAGATGCGGCAGGCGCGGAAACCGCGACCGGCAGCGGAAAGGAGGCCTGA
- the rpsP gene encoding 30S ribosomal protein S16: MAVKIRLSRGGAKKRPYYRIVVADARAPRDGSFIEKVGTYDPMLPKEAENRVTFKEERIKYWLGVGAQPTERVARFLGKAGLADAFKPTEQPKKSAPKAKAQERLREKAEKAAAAAEAAAEAESASE, from the coding sequence ATGGCTGTCAAGATTCGTCTCTCCCGTGGCGGTGCAAAGAAACGTCCGTACTACCGTATCGTAGTTGCTGACGCCCGCGCTCCGCGTGATGGCAGCTTCATCGAGAAAGTCGGCACCTATGATCCGATGCTCCCGAAAGAAGCTGAAAACCGCGTTACCTTCAAAGAAGAGCGCATTAAATACTGGCTCGGCGTTGGCGCCCAGCCGACCGAGCGTGTTGCCCGTTTCCTGGGTAAAGCCGGTCTGGCCGATGCCTTCAAACCGACCGAACAGCCCAAGAAGTCTGCTCCGAAGGCGAAAGCCCAGGAACGTCTTCGTGAAAAGGCTGAAAAAGCTGCTGCTGCGGCCGAAGCTGCTGCCGAAGCTGAATCTGCCAGCGAATAA